From Streptomyces sp. TLI_105, the proteins below share one genomic window:
- a CDS encoding glycoside hydrolase domain-containing protein, with amino-acid sequence MAKHRLSRRGRYIALATTAVAVVAGAGVAAQTSMAATAWPAQRTYTGRAFDACTAPSLTAMKAWKKDAYYGGVAVYVGGKNRGCAQPNLTRSWVKSVDTLGWRVIPLYVGAQPPCQKSGNKERFTAATAASVGASNATDAVAKASALGMKPGSPVYLNMEPYDTADQACNDATLAYVRSFTKTLRAKTYRAGLYGFSSSSAKAVATAKDRTDLPGNLWYALWNGQETTTKDWPWDPKLYTDHSRGHQYKANSRETRGGSTITVDRNAWDAPVAIVG; translated from the coding sequence ATGGCGAAGCACCGGCTGTCCAGAAGAGGCCGCTACATAGCGCTGGCGACGACGGCCGTCGCGGTCGTGGCGGGTGCCGGGGTCGCGGCGCAGACCTCGATGGCGGCCACGGCGTGGCCGGCGCAGAGGACGTACACGGGCCGGGCGTTCGACGCCTGCACGGCGCCTTCGCTCACCGCGATGAAGGCGTGGAAGAAGGACGCGTACTACGGCGGCGTCGCCGTCTACGTCGGCGGGAAGAACCGCGGCTGCGCCCAGCCCAATCTGACCAGGTCGTGGGTGAAGTCGGTCGACACGCTCGGCTGGCGGGTCATCCCGCTGTACGTCGGCGCCCAGCCGCCCTGCCAGAAGAGCGGGAACAAGGAGAGGTTCACCGCGGCCACCGCGGCCTCGGTCGGGGCGAGCAACGCCACCGACGCGGTCGCCAAGGCCTCGGCGCTCGGCATGAAGCCCGGCAGCCCGGTCTACCTCAACATGGAGCCGTACGACACCGCCGACCAGGCGTGCAACGACGCCACCCTCGCCTACGTGCGGTCCTTCACCAAGACCCTGCGCGCCAAGACCTACCGGGCCGGCCTCTACGGCTTCAGCAGCTCCAGCGCCAAGGCGGTCGCCACGGCGAAGGACCGCACGGACCTGCCGGGCAACCTCTGGTACGCCCTGTGGAACGGCCAGGAGACCACCACCAAGGACTGGCCCTGGGACCCGAAGCTGTACACCGACCACAGCCGCGGCCACCAGTACAAGGCGAACAGCAGGGAGACCCGCGGCGGCTCCACCATCACCGTCGACCGCAACGCCTGGGACGCCCCGGTCGCCATCGTCGGCTGA
- the icmF gene encoding fused isobutyryl-CoA mutase/GTPase IcmF, producing the protein MTALHRPVHPVRLVTASALFDGHDASINIMRRIFQSQGAEVIHLGHNRSVQEVVDAALEEDVHGVAVSSYQGGHVEYFEYLVQSLRERGADHIRVVGGGGGVIVPEEITRLRNSGVTIFSPEDGQRMGLAGMINSVIEQCDFDLWDGAPADAAAVLAGDRFAVARAITGAELGKLSPDFLDRLRTAAAARVTPVLGITGTGGSGKSSLTDELVRRLRVDQQDKLRIAVIAVDPTRRRGGGALLGDRIRMNSLDGDRVFFRSLATRGSHELPEHLADVIDVVKAAGFDLVIVETPGIGQGDAAIVPFVDTSLYVMTPEFGAASQLEKIDMLDFADVVAINKFERRGAKDALRDVARQLVRNREAFDKRPEDMPVYGTSAATFNDDGVTALHQHLKTALAEKGLTLAQGALAPVDVRHSSGIRQVVPADRVRYLTEISETVRTYHSETERLVEAARRVQRLDTVKAELARAEYDDAGVDALLTDARKGLPHEVADQIEKWPAVVESYSGDEQVVRIRDKEIRTKLTRESLSGNKIPRVALPRFTDHGELVRFWRRENLPGHFPFTAGVFPFKRDGEDPARMFAGEGDPFRTNRRFKLLSEGQPATRLSTAFDSVTLYGRDPGERPDIYGKVGTSGVSVATLDDMKTLYDGFDLIAPTTSVSMTINGPAPTVLAFFLNTAVDQQIDRFRAAEGREPSADEVAELRAHALATVRGTVQADILKEDQGQNTCLFSTEFSLRMMADIQEWFIANKVRNFYSVSISGYHIAEAGANPISQLAFTLANGFTYVETYLARGMDVDDFAPNLSFFFSNGMDPEYSVLGRVARRIWAVAMKEKYGANERSQKLKYHVQTSGRSLHAQEMDFNDIRTTLQALIAIYDNCNSLHTNAYDEAVTTPTEESVRRALAIQLIINREWGLAMNENPLQGSFIIDELTDLVEEAVLQEFERISERGGVLGAMETGYQRGRIQDESMLYEQRKHDGTLPIIGVNTFRNPHADTAEPGTVELARATEHEKRSQLERVQDFQTRHHDQAHTALAALKEAAVSGENAFAVLMDAARVCTLQQITEAFFEVGGQYRRNV; encoded by the coding sequence ATGACCGCTCTGCACCGGCCCGTGCACCCCGTCCGTCTGGTCACCGCCTCGGCGCTCTTCGACGGACACGACGCCTCGATCAACATCATGCGGCGGATCTTCCAGTCCCAAGGCGCCGAAGTGATCCACCTCGGACACAACCGGTCCGTGCAGGAGGTGGTGGACGCGGCGCTCGAGGAGGACGTGCACGGCGTCGCGGTCTCGTCCTACCAGGGCGGGCACGTGGAGTACTTCGAGTACCTGGTCCAGTCGCTGCGCGAGCGCGGCGCGGACCACATCCGCGTGGTGGGCGGCGGGGGCGGCGTCATCGTGCCCGAGGAGATCACCCGGCTCCGCAACAGCGGAGTCACCATCTTCTCCCCCGAGGACGGCCAGCGGATGGGCCTCGCCGGGATGATCAACTCGGTGATCGAGCAGTGCGACTTCGACCTCTGGGACGGCGCGCCGGCCGACGCGGCGGCGGTGCTCGCGGGCGACCGGTTCGCGGTCGCCCGCGCCATCACCGGCGCCGAGCTCGGCAAGCTGTCCCCCGACTTCCTGGACCGGCTGCGCACCGCCGCGGCGGCACGCGTCACGCCCGTCCTCGGCATCACCGGCACCGGCGGCTCCGGCAAGTCGTCACTGACCGACGAGCTCGTCCGCCGGCTCCGCGTCGACCAGCAGGACAAGCTGCGCATCGCGGTGATCGCCGTCGACCCGACGCGCCGCCGCGGCGGCGGCGCACTGCTCGGCGACCGGATCAGGATGAACTCCCTCGACGGGGACCGGGTCTTCTTCCGCAGCCTGGCCACGCGCGGCAGCCACGAACTGCCCGAGCACCTGGCCGATGTGATCGACGTCGTCAAGGCCGCCGGATTCGACCTGGTGATCGTGGAGACGCCGGGCATCGGCCAGGGCGACGCGGCGATCGTGCCCTTCGTCGACACCTCGCTGTACGTGATGACGCCGGAGTTCGGCGCCGCCTCGCAGCTGGAGAAGATCGACATGCTCGACTTCGCCGACGTCGTGGCCATCAACAAGTTCGAGCGGCGCGGCGCCAAGGACGCCCTGCGCGACGTGGCCCGTCAGCTGGTCCGCAACCGCGAGGCCTTCGACAAGCGGCCCGAGGACATGCCGGTCTACGGCACCTCGGCGGCCACCTTCAACGACGACGGCGTCACCGCGCTCCACCAGCACCTCAAGACCGCCCTCGCCGAGAAGGGGCTCACGCTCGCCCAGGGCGCCCTGGCGCCGGTCGACGTACGCCACTCCTCCGGCATCCGGCAGGTCGTGCCCGCCGACCGGGTCCGCTACCTCACCGAGATCAGCGAGACCGTCCGCACGTACCACTCGGAGACCGAGCGCCTCGTCGAGGCGGCGCGCCGGGTGCAGCGCCTGGACACGGTCAAGGCCGAGCTCGCCCGGGCCGAGTACGACGACGCCGGCGTGGACGCGCTGCTCACGGACGCCCGCAAGGGGCTCCCCCACGAGGTGGCGGACCAGATCGAGAAGTGGCCGGCCGTCGTGGAGTCGTACTCCGGCGACGAGCAGGTCGTGCGGATCCGGGACAAGGAGATCCGCACCAAGCTGACCCGCGAGTCGCTGTCCGGCAACAAGATCCCGCGCGTGGCCCTGCCCCGGTTCACCGACCACGGCGAGCTGGTGCGCTTCTGGCGCCGCGAGAACCTGCCCGGTCACTTCCCCTTCACCGCCGGGGTGTTCCCCTTCAAGCGCGACGGCGAGGACCCGGCGCGGATGTTCGCCGGCGAGGGCGACCCGTTCCGCACCAACCGGCGGTTCAAGCTGCTGTCCGAGGGCCAGCCGGCCACCCGGCTCTCCACCGCCTTCGACTCGGTCACGCTGTACGGCCGCGACCCCGGCGAGCGCCCCGACATCTACGGCAAGGTCGGCACCTCCGGCGTCTCGGTCGCGACCCTCGACGACATGAAGACGCTCTACGACGGCTTCGACCTGATCGCGCCGACGACCTCCGTGTCCATGACGATCAACGGCCCGGCCCCGACGGTCCTCGCGTTCTTCCTCAACACGGCCGTCGACCAGCAGATCGACAGGTTCCGTGCCGCCGAGGGCCGCGAGCCCTCCGCCGACGAGGTGGCCGAGCTGCGGGCCCACGCGCTCGCCACCGTGCGCGGCACGGTCCAGGCGGACATCCTCAAGGAGGACCAGGGTCAGAACACCTGCCTGTTCTCCACCGAGTTCTCGCTGCGGATGATGGCCGACATCCAGGAGTGGTTCATCGCGAACAAGGTCCGCAACTTCTACTCGGTGTCCATCTCCGGCTACCACATCGCCGAAGCCGGCGCGAACCCGATCAGCCAGCTCGCCTTCACGCTCGCCAACGGCTTCACCTACGTCGAGACCTACCTGGCCCGCGGCATGGACGTCGACGACTTCGCCCCGAACCTGTCGTTCTTCTTCTCCAACGGCATGGACCCCGAGTACTCCGTCCTCGGCCGCGTCGCCCGCCGCATCTGGGCGGTGGCGATGAAGGAGAAGTACGGCGCCAACGAGCGCTCCCAGAAGCTGAAGTACCACGTCCAGACCTCCGGACGCTCCCTGCACGCCCAGGAGATGGACTTCAACGACATCCGCACCACCCTCCAGGCGCTCATCGCCATCTACGACAACTGCAACAGCCTGCACACCAACGCCTACGACGAGGCCGTCACCACCCCCACCGAGGAATCGGTCCGCCGCGCCCTGGCCATCCAGCTGATCATCAACCGGGAGTGGGGCCTGGCGATGAACGAGAACCCCCTGCAGGGGTCGTTCATCATCGACGAGCTCACCGACCTGGTCGAGGAGGCCGTGCTCCAGGAGTTCGAGCGCATCAGCGAGCGCGGCGGCGTGCTCGGCGCGATGGAGACCGGTTACCAGCGCGGCCGCATCCAGGACGAGTCGATGCTCTACGAGCAGCGCAAGCACGACGGCACCCTGCCCATCATCGGCGTCAACACCTTCCGCAACCCCCACGCGGACACCGCCGAACCCGGCACCGTCGAACTCGCCCGCGCCACCGAGCACGAGAAGCGGTCCCAGCTGGAGCGGGTGCAGGACTTCCAGACCCGGCACCACGACCAGGCCCACACGGCCCTGGCCGCGCTCAAGGAGGCCGCGGTCAGCGGCGAGAACGCCTTCGCCGTCCTCATGGACGCCGCCCGTGTCTGCACCCTCCAGCAGATCACCGAGGCGTTCTTCGAGGTCGGCGGCCAGTACCGCCGCAACGTCTGA